One stretch of Arachis hypogaea cultivar Tifrunner chromosome 20, arahy.Tifrunner.gnm2.J5K5, whole genome shotgun sequence DNA includes these proteins:
- the LOC112783340 gene encoding pathogenesis-related protein 1-like — MKTCKISFSLFCILFGLLCIMNDYVYAHDSPKDYLDAHNIARSELGEPNLVWDETLEKYAQNYANQRKQDCQLIHSHGPYGENLAWSSSNDLSGVDAVKMWVDEKPYFNYLLNICADNQMCGHYTQVIWGNTLRVGCAKVICDNNGGSFITCNYDPPGNYIGERPY; from the coding sequence atgaaaacatgcaagatttcattttctcttttttgcaTCTTATTCGGCTTATTATGCATTATGAATGATTATGTCTATGCTCATGATTCACCAAAAGACTATCTTGATGCACACAACATAGCAAGATCAGAGTTGGGTGAACCGAATTTGGTTTGGGACGAAACGCttgaaaaatatgcacaaaattatgCCAATCAACGTAAACAAGATTGCCAACTAATCCATTCACATGGTCCCTATGGAGAGAACCTTGCATGGAGCAGCAGCAATGATCTTTCTGGCGTTGATGCTGTGAAAATGTGGGTAGATGAGAAACCATACTTTAATTACTTGTTAAACATCTGTGCTGATAATCAAATGTGTGGCCACTACACTCAAGTGATTTGGGGCAACACATTGCGTGTTGGTTGTGCCAAAGTCATTTGTGACAATAATGGAGGCAGTTTCATTACTTGCAACTATGATCCTCCTGGCAATTACATTGGAGAGAGACCTTATTGA